The sequence GGTGTGTGTGGGGCTTGCGGGTGAAAGGGGTTACACGTCTGTGCTAATAGCCCTTGGATTGGTGAAGGCCTCGCGCCCAGGGCCTGGCCACGTCACCGGGTAACTCTGGGGTGCTGCCAATTTGAGGGCTGGAGGGCCCCCCTCCTTGTAGTACAAGGGAGCAAAGGAGAGCCTCTCGCCTCCACCCCCATTGGGCACCATGTCAGCCGTCCGTATGTAAAAGGGGGAGCTGTATGGGGAGCAGGTGGCACAGTGGCTGGCTGCCACCCCGCACGGCTGGCCGCAGGGCTCGCCGGTGAGAGGCGCCAG comes from Diceros bicornis minor isolate mBicDic1 chromosome 4, mDicBic1.mat.cur, whole genome shotgun sequence and encodes:
- the FAM163A gene encoding protein FAM163A — its product is MTAGTVVITGGILATVILLCIIAVLCYCRLQYYCCKKSRAEDADEEEAEEEEHDLPTPPRGPTCNACSSQALDGRGGLAPLTGEPCGQPCGVAASHCATCSPYSSPFYIRTADMVPNGGGGERLSFAPLYYKEGGPPALKLAAPQSYPVTWPGPGREAFTNPRAISTDV